GATTAAGGGCACTTGTACCCCTTGATATCGAAACGAACAGGCTCTGAAAAAAGTCTGGGCAAGCAGGGCCGCCAAGTTGAAGAGGGAGGTGGTTGACTGAAAATCCGGGAACTCGACCACGCTTCAAGAATGGATTTAATTCGGTCGTTTCGTTCCTTTCTAtgtttttctttcttgtttTATTCGCACGCCTTCGTGCTTGGAAGAGCGATTTGATGGCATTGCACAGTAATCTTGTTTGATGTTCCAGATACGAGTTAAGCAGCATTAGAGCAGAAAATACATGGCTACATGCCCCGAGGTTGAATTTACACTACCGTCCAACCGATCACCGTGATGTACCAATCCCCAGGTAGATTTCCTACCGTTGGGCTCCTCCAGCAACCTGACGCGTCATTAAAGTCTGGGTTGTGATGAAGGTTGGAGCTTGTTCTTTAACAAGATGCGCAATTCCAAACGTGCTCGAGGACTGCAGGCACATGAATATTTACAAATAAATGGCATTAATGACTGGGTCTGTCTCATATCAATCTCACATCACAAGCGGtggtcttgatctcgtgGATAAACCATGGAGCAAACCCAACTAGGAGGGCCATTCTCAGTGTTACGACTCGTTCTGATGGGTACCCTCTAGAGGCGGAAGCGCCATGCCAACATGAAGGGCTGGTTCATCGACGTTGTTGTTCTTATAACTTCAGAGAGTTAACTCCAAACAATAGGCTTGGTTTGGCAATGTCTCTAGCCGATAAAAAGTTTTGAAGCGAAAAAGGACGACTTGAGAACCAAGCTGGCGTACCTAAGAACCGTAACTGCTCCAGGGTCCAGCATCATTGGAAAAGAGAAATCGATTGGCCAGTGGAGCCAGCGCTTGATGAAACAGCGTAGAATGAGGCCATGGGCGACCTGTGATTCCCATCCGTCAGCCATGAAAACGAAAGCCGGAGAGACAAGAGGGGCAGCCAAGGTCCAAAGAAATGGGTGGAAGAGGGGCGGATGTGACCGTACAAGGAGGACATCGGCAGACTTTTCGCCATTCATGTTAGGCCTCTGGATGTTTCGAATTTCCGATACAAGTCGGTCAAGACGTTCTGTGACTTGTTGCATCGTCCTGCAGCgagtgaaaaaaaaaacgcgtaATGTTAGCAACCGCCCATCGAGCATAAGCGAGCAGAAACGTAAGAGGATGTAATACTCTCCGCCTTCACACCCATCCCTCCAAATATTCCACTCCCTCTCCTGGTCCAGCCCCCTAGTCTTTCTTAATTCCTTGATCTCCCCAGCCTTCAACCCTTCATAGTCGCCATAATCCCACTCCGCAATATCTTCAGTATAGGTAACCTCACGTTCTCCATCGGCTGTAGGGGGTGAGGAAGGTATCTGCAGTAGTTCAAAGGTCATtttcgccctcttcctcgggcTGACGAAAACGTGCGTGATACGATAGGGGTCGACGAGTTTGCCAGGGCCCACGAGCGTCGTTGCTACAGAGGAGACTTGCTGGATCCCCACTGAAGTGAGCTCGATGTCTGTGATGCCCGTGTATCTACCTGATTTTGCCCACTCCGTCTCTCCTGTTTATCGAAGCCCTGTTGTTAAAGACTGACTGATTGCAAGCAAACCAGCTCGGTGTTTGTCCTGTTTTGGCCAGGTCCAGAACTCACCATGTCGAATAAGAAACACACGAGGTGTCAGGGCGTCTCGTGCGGACATGTCGATAGGTTTGTGCTTATAGAACATGTATTTACCTCAGGCGAATGGATTACTGGCCCATGTAGTAATTAATGTCGTGGAAAGGTGCGGGGAGCCCTCAGGCGGTAAATCATGGCAGAACCAATATCGAGACCAGGGATATTTGTTATGCGTGATGTTTTCTTTTGCATACATTGTTATGGCGCTTGTGTCCCGCAGTTTCGTGTCTCATATAGGGCATTTTGAACCATGTTTTAGAAGCGAAGCAACCAAGCAACATCAAGCCTGGTTAGATACATGCAGTGAAAGCTCACTTTGTTTTGAGGCTACccagccttggtcttgaccaGAACTGCAGGAGTACTACTGGCTCGCTATCAGGTCGCGCCCTCGAAAGCGAATCAAACGCAAAGAAATAATAGGGATACTGTTTTGTGTAGCCTAATCAGTCAGCCGGCCTGGCATGTCAAGCTGCATTGCACCTCAAGCGTCAGTCTGCCTTACCCCGCTCGTGCAGCCTCGTCTTGAAAACCCTCATCTCGACTGGCCGTCGAGTTTTTTCTCTGCCTTCATCCTCACAAATTTGCGTCGATGCTAGAGAACAGCCACCCCCAGTTCAAGGCCCTTTCTATTACTTTGTTCTGGGCAGAGACTGGACCACTCAAGCTCAGACGACATCTTTGTTCGAACCGGACCAGCCCCCAGGATGTCTATTATGTCTCGCTGGCATAAGCCATCGTGCCACAGTCCGAAAGTGTATGTCGAAGATGAACTGCCATGCTGTGAATCATGCGGCAGCAGCCCAAATATCCAGAAACTCGTCTCGGAACAAGCAAATCTCAGCACGCCTTGGACTGTGCCTCCAGACGAGGACTTTGGCGAAATGAATCTCTCCTGGCCGGAATGTGTTCGATACAGCCCGCAGCCTGCAGGGACAAACGCCGGACAAGCCATGAAGGCTGGTGACATGGGGCTACGGGATGAACTGTCCCCCATCTACCACAAGAGGCTTCAAGACGACCAGTTCCGACTCCTTTATCTTCCTTCTGTCGACGATGAGAACCACTCTATCCATGCCAGTCTTGAGGCTTATCAGACCCATGATTGCCCCGAATACGAGACGGTCTCATATTGCTGGGGAGGCGAAAATGACGATACAAGGCTCTGTAAACCCCTCTTTCTTGGCGACTACTGGGACATTCTCCTGCAAACCCAGAACTGTTGGTCTATGCTTCACTATCTTCGCCCTCGGGTCGGTGTCCGCATCATTTGGGTAGATGCCATCTGCATCAATCAGATAGATCACCAGGAACGCGAGAGCCAGGTTGCCATAATGGGCAACATATATCAACAGTGTCTGAGGGCAATCGTCTATCTGGGACAATATGTGGTTCGCCCTAGAAGCGGCGATACCAGAACGTATCCCGAGCGACGTGATCTAAACATGGCATCGGCGTCGGCCATGGACCTACACCAGTTGTTCAAGATGAGATATTTTCAGCGCGTTTGGGTCGTTCAGGAACTGATTCTAGCGCCCATGGTTGTCATACCGGTCCATGGCGTAGAGCTAACCGCTGGGCGGCGTACAGCTACCCGTGAGGGGGCATGGCATGAGAGCAGCGCCCCTTGGATGAGCAACATCTGCGCTGGGAAATCTGATACAGCTCTGGGAAGAATCCTAGAGCTGACGCAGAATTCTCAGTCAACAGATCTACGGGACAAAGTGTTTGGATTACTTGGTTTCATCTCTGGAAGCACAGGACTCAGGCCGAACTACTTGCTCTCATCCCTACATATATACATTGGGACTATAGCTCACATGCTGCTCAACGAGGGTCATTCCCACCTTCTCATCGAGGCTGCCGGTTATCGAGCTCCCTCAGAGACCCCGTCATGGCTTCCAGATGGAAATCTGTCCAATCTTGGCGCGCTCGTCCAAAAACTCTCAAACGTCCGCTCGAAGTCCAGCTCATCGGGTCTCCGTGGATTTCATCGTTCTCGCGCGGTGGTCTTTTGGACAAGGCTCCGCGAACAAAATCCACTCTGGGAGACCATATTGC
This region of Fusarium keratoplasticum isolate Fu6.1 chromosome 7, whole genome shotgun sequence genomic DNA includes:
- a CDS encoding HET domain-containing protein; translated protein: MSIMSRWHKPSCHSPKVYVEDELPCCESCGSSPNIQKLVSEQANLSTPWTVPPDEDFGEMNLSWPECVRYSPQPAGTNAGQAMKAGDMGLRDELSPIYHKRLQDDQFRLLYLPSVDDENHSIHASLEAYQTHDCPEYETVSYCWGGENDDTRLCKPLFLGDYWDILLQTQNCWSMLHYLRPRVGVRIIWVDAICINQIDHQERESQVAIMGNIYQQCLRAIVYLGQYVVRPRSGDTRTYPERRDLNMASASAMDLHQLFKMRYFQRVWVVQELILAPMVVIPVHGVELTAGRRTATREGAWHESSAPWMSNICAGKSDTALGRILELTQNSQSTDLRDKVFGLLGFISGSTGLRPNYLLSSLHIYIGTIAHMLLNEGHSHLLIEAAGYRAPSETPSWLPDGNLSNLGALVQKLSNVRSKSSSSGLRGFHRSRAVVFWTRLREQNPLWETILLAKSDESLYGSGHPYRGFRPLMAPLPAPEKPSINPSTAALSLPLIYICQFSSKPLQIHWDRGLSRSFEITVSNSTLCICTSDTPLNSAIKPGLTSLFLLKDQKNPHFLLFMQRPHPKTNYRLLKCCLCYGIFLSAKPRSKSRYPVFRLPTVLQRLNGCQRSARDIPFEEDSIPILHYTVHSAVTEAENLCNNSWEKLQTMPTKIDPLSQNTVTGHILSLFHKLFISPEGPFVDLYFSYLRQCSPKCCVEVEQRGKEAWVWVTMAPTDWLPIHRALKAYWHEFVFRIVMRHSTLQHVGPWYWARVPGSSDSSDEEEMDVLEIKYTSPAHRLSAWTSSDTMFRRPARSWIQSRSVSMVAEMEGLRRWLMGSPYLVLFQTLRICSQLVKEDELTLATTGPNPEYKSVCYFDWPDCFFGGEHIPGKQENISIF